The region GGACACCACGGTGGTCATATCGGGGGAGAGCGGCACTGGGAAGGAGCTTATCGCACGGGCGCTTCATTACCACGGCAAGGAGAGAAAAGGGCTCTTCGTAACCGTGAACTGCGGCGCCCTGGTGGAAACCCTTCTGGAAAGCGAGCTCTTCGGGCACAGGAAAGGCTCCTTTACGGGTGCGGATACGGACAGAAAAGGTCTTTTTGCGACAGCTGCAGGCGGAACCCTGTTTCTCGATGAGATCACCGAGACATCCTCCGCCTTTCAGGTTAAACTGCTCAGGGCCATTCAGGAGCGGGAGGTTGTCCCCGTCGGGGATACACGCCCGGTCAAGGTGGACCTGCGCATCCTTGTGGCGACCAACCGGGATCTGGCAAAGGAAGTAAGGGAGGGCCGTTTCCGGGAAGACCTGTTCTACAGGTTGAACGTGATCCATATTGAGGTTCCTCCCCTGAGTGACAGGAAGGAGGATATCCCCCTGCTCATCGACCATTTTCTTAGAGCCCTTTGCGACCGCCAGGGAAGGCAGGTTCCCGTTTTTTCCCAGGATGCCATGAAGGCCCTCATGTCCTACAGCTATCCGGGCAACGTACGTGAACTCGAAAACATCGTCGAACGCGGGGTGGCTCTGGCCACAGGGGATATCATCGGTGCGGACCTGCTGCCGCCGGAGGTCGGGCGGATGGACGGGATGGTCCGGCCATCGGGTGTTCCGTCGCCTGAAACGGCCCAGCTTGACACCCTTCTGGAACGGTACGAAAGACAGATTATCGAGAAAGCTCTTAATCAGGCCGGAGGGAACAGGACCAGGGCGGCCGAGCTCCTGGGCGTGAGTTTCCGGTCCCTCCGGTACCGCCTGAAAAAGTACGGCATGGCGGAGGAGTGAATTTCCAGACACTCCCGGTCACTTCGGGTGACGTAAATTGTCACTATATTCCCCGGCTAATTCCCTGTAAATATCC is a window of Deltaproteobacteria bacterium DNA encoding:
- a CDS encoding sigma-54-dependent Fis family transcriptional regulator encodes the protein MSKKKKGHVLVIDDERSMRDMLEIFLGREGYSVQCCSSAGDALDALKIEGPFDLAITDINMPGLSGFDFLRQSRSAYPDMPVLMITAYSSPDSAVEAMKLGAEDYITKPFRIEEIKARISAAIERRRLAEENVELQKLLEARFGFESIVGKSECMRRVFDIIERVSDMDTTVVISGESGTGKELIARALHYHGKERKGLFVTVNCGALVETLLESELFGHRKGSFTGADTDRKGLFATAAGGTLFLDEITETSSAFQVKLLRAIQEREVVPVGDTRPVKVDLRILVATNRDLAKEVREGRFREDLFYRLNVIHIEVPPLSDRKEDIPLLIDHFLRALCDRQGRQVPVFSQDAMKALMSYSYPGNVRELENIVERGVALATGDIIGADLLPPEVGRMDGMVRPSGVPSPETAQLDTLLERYERQIIEKALNQAGGNRTRAAELLGVSFRSLRYRLKKYGMAEE